In Anaerolineales bacterium, a single genomic region encodes these proteins:
- a CDS encoding DUF3597 family protein: MGLFDSILEKLGIKKAPEAKPASKVVEGGASATAAAAMAASAAAAKKAIPVVDVVTKLEGMAKKYPMKLNWKESIVDLLVLLDLPHGAEDLKNLAVELNCPAAIVDDSFKRNMWLHKTVLKLIAENGGNIPQNLLD, from the coding sequence ATGGGCCTCTTCGATTCAATCCTCGAAAAGCTCGGCATCAAGAAGGCTCCGGAGGCAAAACCCGCGTCCAAGGTCGTAGAGGGGGGAGCCTCAGCGACCGCGGCGGCTGCGATGGCCGCCTCGGCGGCGGCCGCCAAGAAGGCAATCCCGGTGGTGGACGTAGTCACCAAGCTCGAGGGAATGGCCAAGAAGTATCCGATGAAGCTGAATTGGAAGGAATCGATCGTGGATCTGCTCGTGCTCCTCGATCTTCCACACGGAGCGGAGGATCTGAAGAATTTGGCGGTGGAGTTGAACTGCCCGGCCGCCATCGTCGACGATTCCTTCAAGCGGAATATGTGGCTTCACAAAACCGTGTTGAAGCTGATCGCCGAAAACGGCGGGAACATTCCGCAGAACCTGCTTGACTAG
- the guaA gene encoding glutamine-hydrolyzing GMP synthase → MDSVSVLDFGSQYSQLIARRIREAQVFCELFPFDAPEEKVAARNPTAFILSGGPNSVYEPGAPALPPYVLASGKPVLGICYGMHLLARALGGSVAASDRREYGRSEVRPNSGSLLLPKAAFQAWMSHGDRVERLPEGFRATAVSDNCPTAAMEDPRRRLFALQFHPEVNHTEGGKEMLAAFLRAAGVKSEWTPESVVESCVADIRLRVGEAAVVAGVSGGVDSTVAAALVHRAVGDQLTCIFVDTGMLRSGEGEAVTAAFRGTLGARLIAVNAAEDFIEALAGVTDPERKRKIIGEKFIRTFEREALRTAGGGGPARFLVQGTIYPDVVESRAAERSSADKIKTHHNVGGLPKDLGFDLVEPLRYLFKDEVRKVGAELGLPEELVWRQPFPGPGLAVRCLGEVTWPRLEILRAAEKILSDELAAADMMRNETSQAFAVLLPVRSVGVMGDGRTYQEVCAIRAVTTEDFMTADWARLPHGLLARISGRIVNEVKGINRVVYDVTSKPPATIEWE, encoded by the coding sequence ATGGATTCCGTCTCCGTTCTGGATTTTGGATCGCAATACTCCCAACTGATCGCCCGCAGGATCCGCGAGGCGCAGGTGTTTTGCGAATTATTCCCCTTCGACGCGCCGGAAGAAAAGGTCGCAGCGCGAAATCCGACGGCGTTCATCCTCTCCGGAGGACCGAACAGCGTGTACGAACCGGGCGCACCCGCCCTGCCCCCCTACGTGTTGGCTTCCGGCAAACCCGTTCTGGGGATTTGCTACGGGATGCATCTGTTGGCCCGCGCGCTAGGCGGAAGCGTGGCGGCTTCCGATCGCCGCGAGTACGGCCGGTCGGAAGTCCGGCCGAACTCCGGATCGCTTCTGCTTCCCAAAGCGGCTTTTCAGGCTTGGATGAGTCACGGCGACCGTGTGGAACGGCTCCCGGAGGGGTTCCGCGCGACGGCTGTCAGTGACAACTGCCCGACGGCGGCGATGGAGGATCCGCGGCGGCGGCTTTTCGCGCTCCAATTCCATCCGGAAGTGAACCATACCGAGGGCGGGAAGGAAATGCTGGCCGCGTTCCTGCGCGCGGCAGGGGTGAAATCCGAGTGGACACCCGAATCGGTCGTCGAAAGCTGCGTTGCGGACATCCGTCTGCGGGTCGGCGAAGCGGCGGTGGTGGCGGGTGTGAGTGGCGGGGTGGATTCGACCGTAGCGGCGGCGCTGGTCCACCGCGCGGTTGGCGATCAGTTGACCTGCATTTTCGTCGACACCGGGATGCTGCGATCCGGCGAAGGGGAGGCGGTGACGGCCGCTTTCCGCGGAACGCTGGGCGCCCGGCTGATTGCAGTGAACGCCGCGGAGGATTTTATCGAGGCGCTGGCCGGAGTAACCGATCCGGAGCGGAAGCGGAAGATCATCGGAGAAAAATTCATCCGGACCTTCGAGCGCGAAGCCCTGCGCACGGCGGGCGGCGGCGGGCCCGCGCGCTTCCTGGTGCAGGGAACGATCTATCCGGACGTGGTGGAAAGCCGCGCCGCAGAGCGCTCCTCGGCCGATAAAATCAAAACCCACCATAACGTCGGCGGCCTGCCGAAGGATCTCGGATTCGACCTTGTCGAACCTTTGCGTTACCTGTTCAAGGACGAGGTCCGCAAAGTCGGCGCCGAACTCGGATTGCCCGAGGAACTCGTTTGGCGCCAGCCGTTTCCCGGGCCGGGCCTTGCGGTGCGCTGCCTGGGCGAAGTCACTTGGCCGCGGCTCGAGATCCTGCGGGCCGCGGAGAAGATCCTGTCCGATGAATTGGCCGCGGCCGACATGATGCGCAACGAAACGTCGCAGGCCTTCGCGGTCCTGTTGCCCGTCCGGTCGGTGGGCGTCATGGGCGACGGACGGACCTATCAGGAAGTCTGCGCCATTCGGGCCGTGACGACGGAGGATTTTATGACCGCCGACTGGGCCCGTCTGCCGCACGGACTTTTGGCGCGCATCTCCGGTCGGATCGTCAACGAAGTGAAGGGGATCAACCGGGTCGTCTACGATGTGACCAGCAAACCGCCGGCGACGATCGAATGGGAATGA
- the xpt gene encoding xanthine phosphoribosyltransferase — protein sequence MELLKERILKTGRNLGNGILKVDGFINHQVDPILMDECGKEFAKRFQGVGAAKVLTAEISGIAPALLTALELRLPVVYARKTKPITMPDQVFLTLAPSHTKGRTIELIVSPEFLVEGDKVLIIDDFLATGQTILGLVRLAQAAGAQVVGIGALIEKTFDGGRELLRSVGVPIEALAVITDMQDGKIVFAP from the coding sequence ATGGAATTATTGAAGGAACGCATTCTGAAAACCGGCCGCAACCTGGGCAACGGAATCCTGAAGGTCGACGGGTTCATCAACCACCAGGTCGATCCGATCCTGATGGACGAGTGCGGCAAGGAATTCGCAAAGCGCTTCCAAGGGGTCGGTGCCGCCAAAGTGCTGACGGCGGAAATTTCCGGAATAGCCCCAGCGCTGTTGACCGCGTTGGAACTGCGCCTGCCCGTCGTTTACGCCCGCAAGACCAAACCGATCACCATGCCGGATCAGGTGTTCCTGACCCTGGCCCCCTCGCACACCAAAGGACGGACGATCGAGCTGATCGTCTCTCCGGAATTCCTCGTGGAAGGGGATAAAGTCCTGATCATCGACGATTTCCTGGCCACCGGACAGACCATCCTCGGGTTGGTGCGGCTGGCACAGGCGGCCGGGGCGCAGGTGGTCGGCATCGGCGCGTTGATCGAGAAAACCTTCGACGGCGGCCGGGAGTTGCTGCGATCCGTCGGCGTTCCGATCGAAGCGCTGGCGGTGATCACTGATATGCAGGATGGGAAGATCGTGTTCGCGCCCTAG
- a CDS encoding ABC transporter ATP-binding protein produces MRPPIIEAIGLTAKFIGPETELRALSDVSFSVHREEFICVAGPSGCGKSTLLRLLGGLLRPTAGRVLFEGRGLVNPSPRIGFVFQRANLMPWRSVEANIRLPLELGGTSRAQAARTVAGLTALVGLSGFEHSLPRELSGGMAQRVALARALAHDPEVLLLDEPFGALDAMTRDRMGAELMRITQAQRKTVVMVTHSIPEALLLADRVLVLSSRPGTLRMELAVDLPRPRREEMAYTRRFGKMAERIRAAIGEAV; encoded by the coding sequence GTGAGACCCCCGATCATCGAAGCGATCGGCCTGACGGCAAAATTCATCGGGCCGGAAACGGAGCTGCGGGCGCTCAGCGATGTGTCTTTTTCCGTCCATCGCGAGGAATTCATCTGCGTGGCGGGGCCTTCCGGCTGCGGAAAAAGCACCCTGCTGCGCCTCCTCGGCGGATTGCTGCGTCCGACGGCAGGGCGGGTGTTGTTCGAAGGCCGGGGACTCGTCAATCCGTCGCCGCGGATCGGGTTTGTCTTCCAACGGGCGAATCTGATGCCTTGGCGGAGCGTCGAAGCGAACATCCGCCTGCCCCTCGAATTGGGCGGCACATCCCGCGCCCAAGCGGCGCGGACGGTCGCCGGCCTGACAGCGTTGGTCGGGCTGTCCGGTTTCGAGCACAGCCTGCCGCGGGAGCTTTCCGGCGGGATGGCCCAGCGCGTCGCCCTGGCGCGGGCTCTGGCCCATGATCCGGAGGTGTTGCTGCTTGACGAACCCTTCGGGGCGCTGGATGCGATGACCCGCGACCGGATGGGCGCCGAGCTGATGCGCATCACCCAAGCCCAGCGGAAGACGGTGGTGATGGTGACGCATTCGATCCCCGAGGCGCTCCTGCTCGCCGACCGGGTGCTGGTGCTCTCATCCCGTCCCGGTACGCTGAGGATGGAACTGGCCGTCGATCTGCCCCGGCCGCGACGGGAAGAGATGGCTTACACGCGCAGGTTTGGCAAGATGGCCGAAAGGATCCGGGCCGCGATCGGGGAGGCGGTATAA
- a CDS encoding ABC transporter substrate-binding protein — protein MKRILVGTIGILLLAACSPSAGEKSTPTPDQWPLEEIRLPMGYIPNVQFAPFYVAVEKGYFQEEGIKVEFDYKFETDGVALVGAGELPFAVVSGEQVLLARAQGLPVVYAMAWWRDYPVAVAALEETGIRTMEDLKGKKVGIPILAGASYVGYRALLNAAGIAEEEIALEVVGYNQVEALVAGQVDAAVVYANNEPVQLAARGYAVNVIRVADFVDLASNGLLTNEKTLAGRSELVRGMIRAILRAVEDTVADPEEAYGICRKYIEGLAEDDPIQKQVLDETIAFWKGDQPGWSDLAAWQNMEDTLQSMGLLTEDIDVTLAFTNDYLPG, from the coding sequence ATGAAACGCATTTTGGTAGGGACAATCGGCATCCTCCTGCTGGCCGCCTGTTCGCCGTCCGCCGGAGAGAAATCCACGCCGACGCCGGACCAATGGCCGCTGGAAGAAATCCGATTGCCGATGGGGTACATACCCAACGTGCAGTTCGCGCCGTTCTATGTGGCGGTGGAGAAGGGGTATTTCCAGGAAGAAGGAATTAAGGTCGAGTTCGATTATAAATTTGAAACCGACGGGGTGGCGCTGGTCGGCGCCGGAGAACTGCCGTTTGCGGTGGTTTCCGGGGAACAGGTCCTGCTCGCGCGGGCCCAGGGACTGCCGGTGGTGTATGCCATGGCCTGGTGGCGGGATTATCCGGTCGCCGTCGCCGCCCTTGAAGAAACCGGAATTCGCACGATGGAGGACCTGAAGGGGAAAAAGGTCGGCATTCCGATCCTGGCCGGAGCTTCCTACGTCGGGTACCGGGCCCTGCTCAACGCCGCCGGAATCGCCGAGGAGGAAATCGCCTTAGAGGTGGTCGGATACAACCAGGTGGAGGCGCTGGTCGCCGGCCAGGTGGATGCCGCGGTCGTCTACGCCAACAACGAACCCGTCCAACTCGCCGCGCGCGGCTATGCGGTGAACGTGATCCGGGTCGCGGATTTTGTCGACCTGGCTTCGAACGGATTGCTGACAAATGAAAAGACGCTTGCCGGGCGCTCCGAGCTGGTGCGCGGGATGATCCGCGCGATCCTACGCGCCGTGGAAGACACGGTCGCGGATCCCGAGGAAGCGTACGGCATTTGCCGAAAGTACATCGAAGGCTTGGCGGAGGACGATCCGATCCAGAAGCAGGTCCTGGACGAAACGATCGCGTTTTGGAAGGGCGACCAACCCGGATGGAGCGATTTGGCCGCCTGGCAAAACATGGAAGATACGCTGCAGTCGATGGGTCTGTTGACGGAGGATATCGACGTCACCCTGGCGTTCACCAACGATTACCTGCCCGGGTGA
- a CDS encoding ABC transporter permease — translation MSGFELGKPTAVRVRKSSAIRALPVMAAIAACGIAWQAAAALSGLPAFILPGPAGVAERFLEAAADGSLLRHALYTLEEVLAGMALGVGAAALIGYLLSKSRLAERILAPYIVATQAVPVVAIAPLLFIWLGSGLPTKVLICALIVFFPVLVNTVVGLRSVSANLRELMRSLGATPWQNFLHLELPAALPILLGGLKVGATLSVIGAVVGEFIAPDRGLGFLISVARGQYDTTMVFVGIFALVAMAVSLYALVAWAEGSFLKWRE, via the coding sequence ATGTCAGGATTCGAATTGGGAAAACCCACCGCGGTGCGCGTTAGAAAATCCTCCGCAATCCGAGCGCTCCCCGTTATGGCGGCGATCGCTGCCTGCGGAATCGCCTGGCAGGCGGCTGCCGCGTTATCCGGATTGCCCGCCTTCATCCTTCCCGGACCGGCCGGCGTGGCCGAACGCTTCTTGGAGGCGGCGGCCGACGGCAGCCTGCTGCGCCACGCACTCTATACGCTGGAGGAAGTGCTGGCCGGGATGGCGCTCGGCGTGGGAGCCGCCGCCCTGATTGGGTACCTGTTGAGCAAGTCGCGGCTGGCTGAGCGGATTCTCGCGCCGTATATCGTCGCCACGCAGGCCGTTCCGGTGGTGGCGATCGCTCCGCTGCTGTTCATCTGGCTGGGAAGCGGCCTGCCCACCAAGGTGCTGATCTGCGCGCTGATTGTATTCTTCCCGGTGCTGGTTAATACCGTGGTCGGGCTGCGGTCGGTATCGGCGAATCTGCGAGAGTTAATGCGTTCGCTGGGGGCGACGCCTTGGCAGAATTTTCTCCATTTGGAACTGCCGGCCGCTCTGCCGATCCTGCTCGGCGGATTGAAGGTGGGCGCCACGCTCTCGGTCATCGGCGCCGTGGTCGGCGAATTCATCGCTCCCGACCGCGGATTGGGTTTCCTGATCAGCGTCGCCCGCGGGCAGTACGACACCACAATGGTGTTCGTCGGAATCTTCGCCCTGGTGGCCATGGCCGTATCCCTGTACGCCCTGGTCGCCTGGGCGGAAGGAAGTTTTCTAAAATGGAGGGAGTGA
- the recN gene encoding DNA repair protein RecN — MLRELRIRNFAIIEELTLRFEPGLIVLTGETGAGKSIIVDAIELLLGGRGDANVIRSGEETASVEADFQLQGGILDEVRGILEAEGLWEGDSAVTLGREVRRGGRNIVRVNGRAVNLAILREVSQLLIDVHGQSEHLSLLRTREHLRLLDRFAGLEERRREFSLQAEMLKAVREELEQIRAGERDAARKTDMLTYQIGEIEAARIRPGEETGLLEERTRLANAEQLATLSDQALLALDSDEEELHPATTSLGQAAQVLAALAKIDPALKGESENAQAVLDQAAELSKGLRAYRDSIEFNPKRLELVEERVELLRTLKRKYGDTLEAVQAHAEQAKRELESITHADERRAELEGREQALLREIGRQGAELSELRAQAAETLARGIEAELSELRMEGAKFAVDRHWTESPDGAIVGGKRIAFDSTGLDSVEFLVAPNPGEGLKPLAKVASGGETSRLMLALKSVLARADRTPTLIFDEIDQGIGGRVGMVVGRKLWRLAPRHQVFCVTHLPQLAAYGDRHLRVEKSVLGKRTQTQAKLLHARDRIAELAAMLGTLSETTRESAEEILQLVEQEKQASRQAG, encoded by the coding sequence ATGCTGCGGGAACTCCGCATCCGCAATTTTGCGATCATCGAGGAACTGACCCTGCGGTTCGAGCCGGGGTTGATCGTACTCACCGGCGAGACCGGCGCGGGCAAATCCATCATCGTCGACGCGATTGAATTGCTGCTCGGCGGACGGGGCGACGCCAACGTGATCCGGTCCGGCGAGGAGACCGCCTCGGTGGAGGCGGATTTCCAACTCCAAGGCGGGATCCTCGACGAAGTCCGCGGAATTCTGGAAGCCGAAGGGTTGTGGGAGGGGGACAGCGCCGTCACCCTCGGCCGGGAGGTCCGGCGCGGGGGGCGCAACATCGTCAGGGTGAACGGGCGGGCGGTGAACTTGGCCATCCTCCGCGAAGTAAGCCAACTGCTGATCGACGTCCACGGCCAATCCGAGCATCTTTCCCTGCTGCGCACGCGCGAGCACCTGCGGCTGCTCGACCGGTTCGCCGGCTTGGAGGAGCGGCGAAGGGAATTCTCCCTGCAGGCGGAAATGCTGAAGGCCGTTCGCGAAGAACTCGAACAGATCCGGGCCGGGGAGCGCGACGCCGCCCGAAAAACCGACATGCTCACTTACCAGATCGGCGAGATCGAGGCGGCGCGGATTCGGCCGGGGGAGGAAACCGGCCTGCTGGAAGAACGCACCCGCTTGGCGAACGCAGAACAATTGGCGACGCTTTCCGACCAAGCCCTCCTTGCGCTGGATTCCGACGAGGAGGAGCTTCATCCGGCGACCACATCCCTCGGCCAGGCGGCGCAGGTCCTGGCGGCCTTGGCGAAGATCGACCCGGCGCTGAAGGGGGAGAGTGAAAACGCCCAGGCGGTTTTGGATCAGGCCGCCGAGCTTTCGAAGGGGCTTCGCGCCTACCGGGATTCGATCGAATTCAACCCAAAGCGCCTGGAGCTGGTGGAAGAGCGCGTCGAACTCCTGCGGACCCTCAAACGCAAGTACGGCGATACGCTGGAGGCGGTGCAAGCCCACGCCGAACAAGCCAAGCGCGAGCTGGAAAGCATCACCCACGCGGACGAGCGGCGGGCGGAGTTGGAAGGCCGCGAGCAGGCCCTGCTTCGGGAAATCGGCCGGCAAGGGGCGGAGCTTTCCGAGTTGCGGGCCCAGGCGGCGGAAACGCTGGCCCGCGGCATCGAAGCCGAACTCTCGGAACTTCGTATGGAAGGGGCGAAGTTCGCCGTGGACCGGCACTGGACGGAAAGCCCGGACGGAGCGATCGTCGGCGGAAAGCGAATCGCGTTTGATTCCACGGGATTGGACAGCGTGGAGTTCCTGGTCGCGCCCAATCCCGGCGAGGGACTCAAACCGCTCGCCAAGGTGGCCTCCGGCGGAGAAACCTCGCGCTTGATGCTGGCCTTAAAAAGCGTGCTGGCCCGGGCGGACCGCACGCCCACGCTGATCTTCGACGAGATCGACCAGGGCATCGGCGGCCGGGTGGGGATGGTCGTCGGCCGCAAGCTTTGGCGGCTGGCGCCGCGGCACCAGGTCTTCTGCGTGACGCACCTCCCGCAACTGGCCGCCTACGGCGACCGGCATTTGCGGGTGGAGAAATCGGTGCTGGGAAAACGCACCCAAACGCAAGCGAAGCTTCTGCACGCACGGGATCGCATCGCCGAGCTGGCGGCGATGCTGGGAACCCTTTCGGAAACCACCCGCGAATCGGCTGAAGAAATCCTTCAATTGGTTGAGCAGGAGAAGCAGGCTTCCCGGCAGGCGGGATAG
- a CDS encoding DUF3592 domain-containing protein, translating into MGPSLIIFGVVMVLLGAGVFFPARKARMLDQAREAWPQVPGTVTSLEVVPQPPLKIRSGKEIIQYDISINYQFRTGGQLHFGSAVSLPRHLYSKDEADRIAARYPAGGAVTVRHHPENVRECYLEIEKTAKNYRASIAWMVFGGLLALFGLLWGAG; encoded by the coding sequence ATGGGACCCAGTCTAATCATCTTCGGCGTGGTGATGGTTCTGCTCGGAGCCGGTGTGTTCTTCCCCGCCCGCAAGGCGCGTATGCTTGACCAAGCTCGGGAGGCATGGCCGCAGGTTCCGGGGACCGTGACCTCGTTGGAGGTCGTGCCGCAGCCGCCGCTGAAGATTCGATCGGGGAAGGAAATCATTCAATACGACATCTCGATAAACTATCAATTCCGCACCGGCGGCCAATTGCATTTCGGCTCCGCGGTTTCCCTGCCGCGCCATCTGTACAGCAAGGACGAGGCGGACCGGATCGCCGCGCGCTACCCGGCGGGAGGGGCGGTGACCGTCCGCCATCATCCGGAGAACGTCCGCGAATGCTATTTGGAGATCGAGAAAACCGCGAAAAACTACAGGGCAAGCATCGCCTGGATGGTGTTCGGCGGACTGCTTGCCCTGTTTGGATTGTTGTGGGGAGCGGGATAG
- a CDS encoding B-box zinc finger protein — MDEQTLTCAYHPGRPTSLRCNRCGQPICTQCAVRTPVGYRCRQCVREQQKIFDTSKWYDFPVAFVAAALVCGAGSILSAFIGFFILFVAAFAGSIAARAVAWAVRHRRNKYLWLAAVAGGVAGSLPIMIPTLALVLVSWGQVGAEGLFALGFQLLWPGAYMIIAVGVLAANMKGVRIL, encoded by the coding sequence ATGGACGAACAAACGTTGACTTGCGCATATCATCCCGGGCGACCCACTTCACTGCGCTGCAACCGTTGCGGTCAGCCGATCTGCACACAATGCGCCGTCCGAACCCCGGTCGGGTACCGCTGTCGGCAATGCGTCCGGGAACAACAGAAGATCTTTGATACGTCGAAATGGTACGATTTTCCTGTGGCGTTCGTCGCGGCGGCGTTGGTCTGCGGGGCAGGTTCCATTCTGAGTGCCTTCATCGGTTTCTTCATTTTGTTCGTCGCCGCATTTGCCGGCTCCATCGCGGCCCGGGCCGTTGCTTGGGCGGTCCGGCACCGGCGCAACAAATACCTCTGGCTGGCGGCGGTGGCGGGCGGGGTCGCGGGAAGCCTGCCGATCATGATTCCAACCTTGGCGCTGGTCTTGGTCTCCTGGGGGCAGGTCGGCGCCGAGGGATTGTTCGCACTGGGATTTCAGCTGTTGTGGCCGGGGGCATACATGATCATCGCGGTCGGGGTCTTGGCGGCGAATATGAAGGGCGTTCGAATCCTATAG
- a CDS encoding NAD(+)/NADH kinase, protein MTDQLPRPIPQRIALVFNPVISDAESITREIGGFIKSAAPASAVGSWSQKDFPAAVRAEGFDMVVALGGDGTMLRVSHACARKAISVLGVNLGRLGFLAEFERNNWKSGLERVLAGRYWIEIRMMLHVKQERDEECLGEWDVINECSVNRAGGLKVVRMETTVDGQPLTTYAADGLITATPTGSTAYALAAGGPILPPELRNILLIPVAPHLSVERAIVLPDGAEVQIRVHTGSPAVLSCDGQHQEEVLDGDRIAIRSSELSARFIRAQGRGYFYRNIAARLNRNPQTGR, encoded by the coding sequence ATGACGGACCAATTGCCGCGCCCCATCCCCCAGCGGATCGCGCTGGTGTTCAATCCGGTGATTTCGGATGCTGAATCCATCACCCGGGAAATCGGCGGATTCATAAAATCCGCCGCGCCCGCATCCGCCGTGGGAAGCTGGTCGCAGAAGGATTTTCCGGCTGCGGTAAGGGCGGAAGGCTTCGACATGGTGGTCGCCCTTGGGGGAGACGGCACCATGCTGAGGGTCAGCCACGCCTGTGCACGGAAAGCGATCTCGGTCCTGGGGGTGAATCTCGGCCGACTGGGTTTTCTGGCGGAGTTCGAGCGCAACAATTGGAAATCCGGCTTGGAGCGGGTTCTGGCGGGCAGATACTGGATCGAGATTCGGATGATGCTGCATGTGAAACAGGAACGGGATGAAGAATGCCTGGGGGAGTGGGATGTGATCAACGAATGCTCAGTCAACCGCGCGGGCGGGTTAAAGGTGGTCCGGATGGAAACCACGGTCGACGGCCAGCCGCTCACCACCTACGCCGCGGACGGATTGATCACCGCCACGCCGACCGGTTCCACGGCGTATGCGCTGGCGGCCGGGGGGCCGATTCTTCCGCCCGAACTGCGCAACATCCTGCTGATCCCGGTAGCCCCGCACTTATCGGTGGAGCGCGCCATCGTTCTGCCCGACGGGGCCGAGGTGCAAATCCGGGTCCACACCGGATCGCCGGCGGTGCTCTCCTGCGACGGCCAGCATCAGGAGGAAGTCTTGGACGGCGACCGGATCGCCATCCGGTCTTCCGAACTGTCGGCGCGGTTCATCCGCGCCCAGGGGCGGGGGTATTTTTACCGCAACATCGCCGCCCGATTGAACAGGAATCCGCAAACCGGAAGATAA
- a CDS encoding Dna2/Cas4 domain-containing protein, with protein sequence MWVLGIALALLICALVLWGISAWQRRRLALPSGRVIHIDTGHLRKPEGTLFSPNYSLVGRPDYLINQGGRIIPIEVKSGLAPLTPYPSHLFQLAAYAILVREHFGRVPPYGILKYRDRAVEIPFTQNLLDEVAAITEEMRRDLSAAVVDRSHSEANRCRACGYRDSCDQRLA encoded by the coding sequence ATGTGGGTTCTCGGAATCGCGCTGGCGTTGTTGATCTGCGCCCTGGTCCTATGGGGAATCTCGGCTTGGCAGCGCAGGCGTCTGGCGCTTCCGAGCGGGCGCGTGATCCATATCGACACCGGGCATCTGCGGAAACCGGAAGGGACTCTGTTTTCCCCGAATTACTCGCTCGTGGGCCGGCCGGATTATCTGATCAACCAGGGCGGAAGGATCATTCCGATCGAAGTGAAATCGGGCCTGGCGCCCCTTACGCCCTATCCCTCGCACCTCTTCCAATTGGCCGCCTACGCCATCCTCGTCCGGGAGCATTTCGGACGCGTCCCGCCGTACGGAATTCTCAAATACCGGGATCGGGCCGTGGAAATCCCCTTCACCCAGAATCTGCTGGATGAGGTTGCGGCGATTACGGAGGAGATGCGCAGGGATTTATCCGCTGCGGTGGTGGACCGCTCCCATTCGGAAGCCAACCGCTGCCGCGCCTGCGGATACCGGGATTCCTGCGACCAGCGGCTGGCGTAA
- the rlmB gene encoding 23S rRNA (guanosine(2251)-2'-O)-methyltransferase RlmB — MNREWIYGRQAVREVLRSGRRTVFLVRLAHGAQAQGALGEILGLAGKKNLPVEKVANEILDRLGGNHQGVAVQTEAYPLAPLEEILARVEREGPRALVLILDQIQDPQNLAALLRTAEAVGVQGVVLPPRRAAGVTPAVVNASAGAVEHLQIAQANLAQAIAELKRRGIWVAGLDADPAAESIFEAGLDGPLALAVGSEAEGLRPLVRKSCDRLLRLPMRGKIQSLNAAAAGSVALYLVFRRMAEPPSG; from the coding sequence GTGAACCGGGAGTGGATCTACGGCCGCCAAGCCGTGCGCGAAGTGCTGCGGTCCGGACGCCGGACCGTTTTCCTCGTCCGCCTGGCGCACGGGGCGCAGGCGCAAGGTGCTTTGGGGGAGATCCTCGGGCTGGCAGGCAAGAAAAACCTACCCGTGGAAAAGGTGGCCAACGAAATCCTCGACCGCTTGGGAGGAAACCATCAGGGGGTGGCCGTCCAAACCGAAGCGTATCCGCTCGCACCGCTGGAGGAAATCCTCGCCCGGGTGGAGCGGGAAGGTCCGCGGGCGTTGGTGTTGATCTTGGATCAAATTCAAGACCCGCAGAACCTGGCCGCGCTACTGCGCACGGCGGAGGCCGTCGGCGTGCAGGGGGTGGTGCTACCGCCGCGGCGGGCGGCGGGAGTCACACCGGCGGTGGTGAATGCGTCGGCGGGGGCGGTGGAGCATCTGCAAATCGCCCAGGCCAACCTGGCCCAAGCGATCGCGGAGTTAAAGCGGCGGGGGATCTGGGTGGCGGGATTGGACGCCGACCCGGCGGCGGAATCCATCTTCGAGGCCGGCTTAGACGGCCCGCTCGCGCTGGCGGTCGGCAGCGAAGCAGAAGGTTTGAGGCCGTTGGTGCGGAAATCCTGCGACCGGCTGCTGCGACTTCCGATGCGCGGAAAAATCCAATCCTTAAACGCCGCCGCGGCCGGATCCGTCGCACTGTATCTGGTTTTCCGGCGGATGGCCGAACCTCCTTCCGGATGA